The following is a genomic window from Gammaproteobacteria bacterium.
CGTCGAATTTTCCTTCGACGAGGAGGTCGCGCGCGTCTTCCCGGACATGATTCGTCGTTCGGTCCCTGGATACGAGACCCTGAACGGGCTGCTCGGTGTGCTGGCCGAACGCTATGTCCTCGCCGGAACGAACATCTACGATCTCGGTTGCTCACTGGGCGCCGCGTCGGTTTCCGTGCGGCGCCGCGTGCGCCATCCGGGTACGCGCATCGTTGCCGTGGACAGTGCCGAAGCCATGACCCGCCGTTGCCGGGTCATGGCGAATCGTGGGCCCGGTGGACCGCCGGTCGACGTGGTCTGTGCCGACATGCGACATGTCCGCATCGACAACGCTTCGCTGGTGATCATCAACCTCTCGTTGCAGTTCCTCCCACCAGGGGCCCGTCAGGGCCTGCTTCAGGGGGTATTCGACGGCCTCGTGCCCGGTGGCGCCCTGGTGTTGACTGAAAAACAGGCGTTCGAGGACCCGGTGGAGGGTAGATTGCACGCCTCGCTGCACGAGGCGGTCAAGCGGGCGAACGGATACAGTGAGCTGGAGATCGGCCAGAAACGCGCCGCGCTGGAAAGGGTCCTGCTCCCCGACACACGGGAGGCGCATGTCCACCGCCTGAGGGAGGCCGGATTTGACGAGGTCTACGAATGGTTCCGGTGCCTGAACTTCGTTTCCCTGCTGGCGGTGAAGCCGTGACGGTCGGTGGACCGGTGCCAGCGGGACGCCTGGCGTTCACGCCCCCGATGCCGAGCTGGGAAGGGGCCGTAGCGGACCGGATTACCGCGGCGCTGGATCCCCGGGCCCACGGGCGCATGACCGAATGGCTGGACGTCCTGCGGGGATTGCCCGCGGTGAGTCCGTCGCGCTTGATCCTGGATGCGGGGACGGTGACCATCGGCGCCCCCGGCGACGTGGACGGGGAAACGCGCGGACGGATCGAACGGGGTCTGCGCGCCCTGGGGCCCTGGCGCAAGGGGCCGTTCGAGGTCTTCGGGATCCGCATCGAGACG
Proteins encoded in this region:
- the cmoA gene encoding carboxy-S-adenosyl-L-methionine synthase CmoA, translating into VEFSFDEEVARVFPDMIRRSVPGYETLNGLLGVLAERYVLAGTNIYDLGCSLGAASVSVRRRVRHPGTRIVAVDSAEAMTRRCRVMANRGPGGPPVDVVCADMRHVRIDNASLVIINLSLQFLPPGARQGLLQGVFDGLVPGGALVLTEKQAFEDPVEGRLHASLHEAVKRANGYSELEIGQKRAALERVLLPDTREAHVHRLREAGFDEVYEWFRCLNFVSLLAVKP